A stretch of DNA from Spirochaeta isovalerica:
GAGCTTCCGCTGCAGCCATGGACAGTGCCATAACCGCTAATAGGAATAGAAGAATGACTTTTTTCATATTTCCACTATAGCACATGAACAATAGGGGAAATATTAAGATCTAATAAAATCTTTTTCCCAGTGAACCATGTTCCGGGGCTTCTGTCCCGTCATATAATTGTGTATTCTCATCCCTTTTTCTGTGAATCCGAGTTTTTCCGCAACCCGGCGGGCCGCTTCATTATCCGGGGTGTGATCCAGGGTTATTCCCTTGAAATTGAAATGACTGCGTCCCATCTCAATAAGCAGTTCCGAAGCCCGTGTCATGATTCCGCGATTCCAGTAATCGCGGTTCAGAACGAACCCGATTCCACCGGTATTGTTTTCCTGATCGACGGAATGGAAATCACAGGTACCGATCATCTTTCCGTTTTCCTTCCACACAATAGCGTAAGCCGGAGGAAGCCCCTTTTCCGGACGTTTCAGAAAGAACTCCTCAATACCGGACTCAACTTCCTCCAGGGACCGGTAGGGTCCCCAGGGAAGATTTTTTACCACTTCTTCATCGC
This window harbors:
- a CDS encoding GNAT family N-acetyltransferase, yielding MIPPETLRNIPVLTDDRFIMRSVRLSDAPDMFEYGSDEEVVKNLPWGPYRSLEEVESGIEEFFLKRPEKGLPPAYAIVWKENGKMIGTCDFHSVDQENNTGGIGFVLNRDYWNRGIMTRASELLIEMGRSHFNFKGITLDHTPDNEAARRVAEKLGFTEKGMRIHNYMTGQKPRNMVHWEKDFIRS